In Isosphaera pallida ATCC 43644, the sequence CCAAGACTTGGGTTCCCACAGTCAATCAAGAGATGATTACGGTTGGCTGTTCCGAAGGCAACGACGCCACGGCGTGGTCCACCTCGATTCGCTCGACCAAATCGCCCCGCTTCCCGGACAATCCGTTGTACGAGGGCCTGATTTGTCAACATGCCCCCCGTCAGGGACGTTCTGGCGGCGGCTTGTTTACCTTAGACGGCTTCGTGGCCGGCGTCTGTGACTTCGCTGAGTACCAGGGGAACGTGGGCTTCTACGCCACGCCGCGGTCAATCCACATGATTCTCGATCGCAACAACCTCTCTCATCTTTACAAGACGCTGGAGTTCGACGCGCCTCTGCAACTTGCCGGCAACACGCCAGGTTCGCGCGATGTTCCACAGTCGGAACATCGTCGAGCCCGCGCCAATCGTCCCGACACGTTCGAGGTGTCGATCCCCTCGCCAGAACTGCTGGGGATCGCGGCCCCTCGTTTGGAGCAAGAGCGCGATCCGTTCGTGCCCGATCGCCGTCCTCTGCGAATCGCGGCGAACGACCGCACGCGGGAACGTCTCGACGAGCGACCGGAGCGCGAATCGGAGTGGCGCGTGATCGGGCCTGAGGATTCGCCGGAACGGTTGAATCGCGCGGGAACCTACGCCACCGACATGACCTTGGACTCGTCGGCAGTGGCCCCACCTCTTCCCTCGGCTCCTCGTCCACCCCGACGTTGGGAGGTGGATGACTCCATATTTGATTCCCCGGCGATTCCCGAGTCTCGCCGTGAGGAACGTCGTTCGAGCCGTAAAGCGTCTCGCATCGAGTTGCCTCCCTCGATTGAGGATGACTGGAAGCCCGCTCCGGTTCCTTGGCCCGGCGGAAGTCGTTGAATCGCTTGGAGTCGTGAATCGCGGAACGATTTGCTTGACTTGCAAACGTTGAGTGGTTCCAGAGAGAAAAAATGTCCTTCAACACTCCCCTTCGGAGTTTCCGAGATCAAACATCCCGGCGACTTCGGAGGGGGTTGATTTTGGTTTGAGGTTGGGTTCCTTGTTTGGGTTGGACTTGGATGATGGGCCCTGTTTTGTTGACAGAGCCTAGATGGCTTCGGGACCGCGTTCGCCGGTACGGATACGGATGCAATCCTCCAGAGGAAGGATAAAGATTTTGCCGTCACCGATCTTGCCGTCGGGACCGGAACGACCAGCCTCGATGATCGCGTTGACGGTCGGTTCGACGAAATCCTCGTTGACAGCGATCTGGAGTTCCACCTTGCGCAACAGGTTGATTTGCACTTCCTGACCGCGGTAGACCTCAGTGTAGCCCTTCTGGCGTCCAAAACCTTGAACATCCATGACGGTCATGCGAAAGACCTCGACTTTCGAAAGGGCTTCCTTGACCGCGTCGAGTTTGGAGGGCTGGATGATGGCGATGATGAGTTTCATGGCGATTCGCCTGGGATTGGAAACAAAGGCCGCGTCGGACAGCGCGAGAGCCCGGGAGATCGACCATCGCGCTGTGGGCCGAAACCGCGGCGGGTTCGCCGGCGGGGACGCCTTGAAAGGAACGAAAGAAGCGGGGAGGGTTCGAGATGGTCGTCGGGATGGGACGAAGAACCGACGACCACCCCGTGAGCGAAGGTCAAGATTCGTGATCCCGGCGGAAGATCATGAATTTATTTGAGGAAAAGCATCTCCTGATATGTGGGCAGCGGCCAGAGGTCGTCGGCCACGAGGGTTTCCAGCTTGTCGCCGGCGGCCCGCACCCGATTCATCACTGGAATGACCTGATCCCGCATAAACTGAGCGTGCCGCAGGGTGTCACCGTGGTGGTTGGATTCGATCGCTTGCGCTAGGTGCTCGGCGCTTTGTTGGATTTCGCCAATGGTGCCGGCGAGTTCCTCGAGCAGTTGCATTTGAGTCGAAGGGATGGGCACACCGGCGGCTTTGAGGGAAGCGATGGCCTGGGCGACTTCGGTTTGGTAGCGCAGCGCTGCGGGGATCACGATCGTCCGGGCCATTTCCAGGGTGATTTGCGACTCGATCGAGATCGTCTTAATATAGTTTTCCAGAAGGATTTCGCGTCGCGACTCGAGTTCGCGTTGGGTGAAGACGTGATACTTGGTGAAGAGTTCCACCGCTTTGGGCGAGGTGAGGTTGGGCAGGCTGTCGACGGTGTTTTTATGGTTGGGCAGGCCGCGGACTTCCACCGCTTCCTTGTGCCAAGCTTCGGAGTAGTTGTCGCCGTTGAAGATGACCTTCTTACTCTCGGAGATCACGCCGGGCAGGACCGCCATGATGGCCGACTTGAGATCCTTGCCGTTCTGAAGTTCGGCTTCGATTCGTCCGGCCAAAAAGTCCAGGCTTTCGGCCACGATGGTATTGAGAACGACGATGGGTCCCGCAATCGACTGGCTAGAGCCCAAGGCGCGGAATTCGAATTTGTTGCCGGTGAAGGCGAACGGACTGGTTCGATTGCGGTCGCCGGGGTCGGCCTCAGGACGGGGTAGGGTAGGGGCTTTGAGGTCGATGACCTTGCCCCGCAGGGTCTCCTTGATCTCCCCTTTTTCAATTTGGTCGATCAGATGTTGGAGCATGTCGCCCACGAAGACCGAGATGATCGCCGGCGGGGCTTCGTTGGCTCCCAAGCGGTGGTCGTTGCCCGCGAAGGCCACCGACAGCCGCAGGAGATCCCCGTGACGGGCCACCGACCGCAGCACGGCGGCCAAAAACACCATGAACTGGAAGTTCTCGTGGGGGGCGTCGCCCGGTTTGAGCAAATTGTTGCCCAGGTTGTCGCTGAGCGACCAGTTCAGATGCTTGCCTGACCCGTTGATGCCGGCGAATGGCTTTTCATGAAGCAGCAGCTTGAGACCATGACGGTCGGCTATCCGCTTCATCGTCTCCATGACCAGCATGTTGTGGTCGGTGGCGACATTGGCCGACTCGAACACTGGAGCGATTTCGTATTGCGAGGGAGCCACCTCGTTGTGGCGGGTCTTGACAGGAACCCCGAGCTTATAGAGCTCGAACTCGATTTCCTGCATACAGACCAGCACCCGATCGGGAATCGAGCCGAAGTAGTGATCCTCCATCTCCTGGCCTTTGGGAGGCTTGGCTCCGAAGAGGGTTCGCCCGGCGTTGACCAGGTCGGGACGCAGGTAGTAAAACGACTTGTCGACCAGGAAATATTCTTGCTCGGGGCCGGCCGTGGCAGTTACCCGGGTGGCAGGGGAGCCGAACAGTTTGAGCATCCGCACGGCCTGGGTGGAAAGGGCTTCCATTGACCGCAGTAGCGGGGTTTTCTTGTCCAGCGCTTCGCCGGTCCAGGAACAGAAGGCAGTGGGGATGCACAGAATCGCGCCGTTGGAGGTCTCCACCAGAAAGGCTGGCGAGGTGGCGTCCCAGTAGGTGTAGCCGCGGGCCTCGAACGTGGCGCGCAAGCCGCCAGAAGGGAAGCTGGAGGCGTCCGGCTCGCCCCGGATCAGCTCTTTGCCAGAGAACTCTGAGATGACCCGACCATCGCCGGTCGGCTGGAGGAACGAGTCGTGCTTCTCGGCCGTCAGCCCGGTCATGGGCAAAAACCAGTGGGTAAAGTGGGTCGCGCCCCGCTCCATCGCCCACTCTTTCATTGCCGAGGCCACGACGTCGGCCACGATCGGGTCGCGCAGCTCCTTGCCCTGACGCAGGGTTTCACATAACGTTTCGAAGATGTTCTTGGGAAGACGTTGTTTCATTACATCTTCCGAGAAAACATTGATCCCAAACAGTTGTTGGTCACGCAGGTCCTTAAGGCTGGCTCCAGGGTTGGAGACGGAGTGACGGGCGGCGATCGCCGAAATGGCCGAATGGCGGGGGTTGGTGAAGCTGGGCATGGACGGACTCTCTTCCATCATCGAGGAGTGGGCGGTCGGGTGACGCGACCGACTGATCGCACCATACCCGCCGTTTGAACGTCCAAAGGGGTGATCCCATGCCTTCGTAGTCGGTTTGGGGATCGTCAGCGCGGATCCTGAAACGGATTCAACGCGGCGAGATCACCCAATCGCAAGGGAGAGGGATGACCACACGGTTGGGGGGGCGAAGGGTGTGATCGAGGTACGTCACTCGTTGGCGATCAACCGTGACGGCTGGGAGAGGGGAGCCGCTCGATCCATCGCACGTGGGCGGGGATCAGCAAGAAAAGGAAGGAGGGAAGGAAAAGATGAACAAATATGGAGTTCGCTCGGATGAGTAATCCTCTCCGACCGGCCTCGCCATCTTGAAACCACTTTCCCACGCGGCTGGCGAAACCTCGTCGTGACGAACCGACCGGTGGAGTCAGGTGGCCTCTGAAGGCATGATGAGTTTACCATGAGGAACTAGAGACTGGCTAGAGCCTTGTGTCGAATCACAATTGAAGTCCAAGTGGCAAATAGATCGGGTGGAGTTCGGGGACTTGCGGCGTGGCGGGGGAGGGCGAGGGGAATTTCTGTGGGAATCCCCTCGCCCTCCCTGGCATGAGGGCGGGTTTTCCCGGCGGCGAGTTGGCGCACACGGAGCGGGGGGGTCACTTGTCGCCGTCGCCGCCGAGTTGAGGCTTGATTTCGGGGGCGGCCAGATCGGGCAGGCCGGAGTCGTCCTTCGAGGTGTTGGTCTCGTTCTTGGATTCGGGGGCGGGCGCGTCAAGCACCGGGTCGGCCGGCGCGACCGGAGTTTCCGGCTCGGTCGAGTTGGTTTGGGATGCCGCGGCCGGATCGGTTACCGGAGTCGCGGTGTCCTTTTTGGTCTCCTCGCCGCCGCAACCCACGAACAGACTCAATGTGGTCAGCATCATTCCACCGGCAAACCAACACGCGCGAGTCATTGGAGAGTGGCTCCCTGTTCTAAAGTGTCATGGATCAAGCGAAGTGATTGTGGCGGATCGAGACCGATCCTTCCGGCGGGACGACCTTCGGCGAAGCCCTGTCCGAGACTCAAGCCCGCCCGCCGTCACAACCTCACGCGGGTCATCTTATCCCATCCGCCCGCGACACGCCACCAACCCCTCTGGCGTGGCGGGCCACCAGACCGCCGGACGGTCATCCGTCGCGCGACTCGCGATGGGGGAAAAATCGGCCTTTTCCCACCGCGAGATCGGTTCTTGGGGTGTTCGCGCGTGCGATCGGGCCCAATTCTTCGGAACCCTCTGCCAAGAATGATCGACATCACGAATTCATGAGTTGGAAAAGATGTCAAAAGGTCGATGACCTGGTCGGTTGGAATGAAGGGCCGCGCGCAATCTCGAGAGTGATGGTCAGGTCGCGTCGCAGAGGCTGAGGACGGCTGTTTCAATAAACAGTCCCACATCTTTTGGAGCGGGGTCGCCAATGGAAGATGATCCTGATCAAAGGGCAGGATCAACAGGTTGTTTTGGTTCTTCAGAGGATGTCTGAGCGATCAAGGCGAGTGACTTGCGACAGACCAAACCGCCCGATCGCGCGAGGTTCCGGTGGGAATCTCAACGTGATCGGGCGGTTCGAGTTGGGTTCGGGAAACCCAGGGAGGAAGTCGGGATGGAGGAACCGATCCCCGATTGGGAGAGTGGGGATCGGTTCATTCAAGGAGCTTGAAACCGATCATCGATTGGTTGGATGCCCGATTCGCCGACTCAGCGGGTTGAGGGCATCAACGACGGCGGAAGGCGGCTGGTCGCGGCAGAGTCGAGGCAACGGCTATATTGTTGGTGTTGGACGGGTAAACGATCGCGCCTCGGAAGAGTTGATTAGAGTTGCCGAAGTTGTCCTGAACCTGGCCGCTTAGAACGGTGACAACCAAACGTCCGCGTTGGTTGAGCCGACCGGCGATGTCCAGGCGGACGGTTTGCGGGTCGATCAGGGTCACGTTAGAGATCCGCGCCCGGTTGCGGGGGTTGATGGCCGAGCCGGCGATGCGGAAATCCGAAATCTGGAGCGACTGTGGATTCACCGGGCGGTTGAAGGTGATCAAAACGAACCGGGGAGCCTGGCGGGGATTGCCGCGCCGGGATAGTTGGGTGACCACCAGCGGGTTGGCCGGTGGCGGCGGCGTGGTTGCCAGGGTGAACGAGGTGGCGAAGCCTTCGTTCCGCAAGCCTTCGGTGTCGAAGATCCCGTTGGGGTTGACGTTGAAGTTCAACACCCCTTCGCGTAGCGGACCGACCAGATCGACCCGAACCGTCGCCGGACCCAGCACTGTCACGCCACTGATCTGAGCCGGACTGAGCGGATTGATCGCCGTGCCGGAGACCGCGAAATCCTCCACACCCACGGTGACCGGATTGAACTCGCGGTTGAAGGTGACCACGAACGAGTGAGTGGTCGAACCCAGCGCGAGATTGGGGATGACGCTGGTGACGCCGAAGGAGGTCAGCGGTGGGGCTTCGGTGCCATTGAACTCGTAGGCTCCAATGTCGGCCAGGGTCCCGGGGGTTCCCACGTTGGGAATGATCACCCGACCACGATTGCGGAAGTCGCGGGCTGGAGCGAACAGGTCGTTGCCGCGATCGACCGCCGCCGAGTTGGACGAAAGGTCGAAGTTGGCTGTCAGCAAGAACAGCGCGATACCGTCGCCGTCGGGTCTGGGGTCGCGGGGCACCTGGAAGCTCGGGTTGCCGGTGAGGTTACCCAGAGCGTCCGGTGTGGCGGAGAGCAGAGCCGGGTCGAAGCCGCCGCCGACCCCCTGGGTGTCGTCACCGGGCAGAGTTGGGTTGACCCCGTTGTTAGAGAACAAGTTGTTGCGGACATTCAGCTTGCCTGGTGTGCTTGCGCGGATCGCTCCGCCGAAATCGGTGGCGTTGGGTCGGGGTTGGTTGCGCCAGAAGATGTTGTTGACCACATTGACCGCGGTAGCCACGCCGGAGGTTTGCAGGGTGGCGTCCAGTCCCAACTCGTTGTAGGCGAAAGTGTTGTTGACAACCCGGTGGGTACCGGCCAGGCCGTTGGCCGTGTTGTCTTCGATCCGCAGCCCGGCGATGTTGCCGGCGAAAACGTTGTTGAAGACATTGACCACGCGGTTGTTGAAACTAGAGTTGACTACCAGCAGGCCAGACCCACCATTGACGATGATGTTGCGATCGACCTGGAGGGCCGAGTCGATGACCTCGATCGCCTGGCGCCCCTCGGTCGGGAAGCCACCGCCGGAGAACTCGGGGGCCGAGATGGCGAAGCCGGAGACCCGGGTGGGGAAGCCGGGGATGCTCAGCAGGTTGGTCGCAATGACCGTCGAAGTGATCGCCGGGTCGGTCGGCTGCACCCGCAAGAAGGTTTGGAGCGGCTGGCCGGGGGTCGGCAAGGCGTCCGTCGAGTCCAGGCCGGCCGAGACCAGTTGGACGGCCGGCTTCATGATGACCTGTTCATCATAAGTGCCTGGCAGCACGCGGATGAAGTCGCCGGGGCCGGCGGTCCGCATTGCCTGGGCGATGGTGCGGAACGGTCGGGACCGCGAGCCGTCGCCGAAGAAGGGTCCGTCGTCGTCCACGAACAGGTTGCGGCTGAGGGTCGGGTCGAACACCACCGTTTCGATCGGGTTGGTGACCAGACCGGGGCTGCCCGCCACGTTCAGCGGGTTGCCTGCGATGTCGGTAATCGCCTCGCTGAAGGTGATCCGGTACACGTCGTTAACCGGGTTGCCCCGCAACGGGACGCGAATGGTGTGGCGGCCCGTGAACGGCTGGAACTCGACCGTGACCGCCGGATCGAGGCTCACCACCACGTCGGCCGCCGGGTTGGTCAGCGGGTCGGCCGTGGGGCCGCCGAAGAGACCGTCGCCACCGGAGCGAACCACCGTGATGCCGGTCAGTAGGCTTTCCAGATCGAGGTTTTCGTCGGCCACCAAGGTGATGAACAAGCGACCATTAATGATCTGGAACTGGCTGTCGGGTTGGGGCGTAACGCTTAGCAGACGCGGACTGCGGGTATCGACCACCACTGACAGCGGAGCCGACACCGTGGTGTTACCCGACTGATCGGTAATGACCACCCGCGCCAGGCTTGCGCCGGGTAGATCGGCACGGATGCGTCCGTCGGCCTGATACTGAATCGGCGAGTCGGGCAGCGAGGCCAGTGGGGTGCCCGGCAAGTTGGCGGCGTTGACCCCCACGGTGACGCTGAAGGTGCCGTCGTTGGCGGTGATGGCTGAACCGGCGAACTGGAAGACCGGGTTACGGCTGTCGGTGGCAATCTCGAGCCGCACCGTTTGACCGGCTTGCGGGTTAGCGGGTGGGAACTGGTCGGTGATCCGGCCCAGGAAGGTCGGGGTGGTGTCGAAGGTAATCCGATCGCCTAACAAGGACGGGCGAGGGTTGGTGTCGCTGGTCGGGTCGAGTCGGAAGGTGTTGGTCACCAACGTCGGAGCGTTGCGGTCCACGATGAAGTCGAGTTGAAAGTCGCCGCCGGACCGACCGTCGCCCGAAGGCAGCGGACGTTGCAGACCCGAGGCGTCCCGGTTCTCGCCGTCGATCGGCAGACCGGCCGCGTCCCTGACCTGGTTGGTTCCGGTACCCCGGATCGTCAAACGATACAGGTCCGAGGACAGGTCGATGCCCGCCGTCACCACGGTCAGCGTCAACGCGTTGTTGTCCACGATCAGGTTGGCGTTCGGAATCGGCACGTTGCGGTCGTTGCCGTTGCCGAAGATGCCGTCCCGACCTGAGGCTTGCAGAAGGATCGACTGGTTCGTGACGGTCGCCGGATCGAGCCGGTTGCTCAACCGGAAGGTGATCCGCTGGATGTCGCCGTTGGTCGTGGCGACGCCGTTGGCTGGGTAGAAGTTGGTCAGAACCGGGTCGGTTGCTCCCGGCGCGAGGATCGCCGCCTCAACCGGCCGGACCTCGCTGAGAGGCACGATGCGGGTGGTGTCGATGCGGAAATCAAGCCGGAAGTTGCCGCCGGGGAAGCCGTCGCCCGAGGGGAGAGCCGCCGCGAGACCCGCCGCGTTGAGGTTCTCGCCGTCCAAAGCCAGGCCGGACTGGTCGCGGACCACGTTGGAGCCGGTGCCCCGGATGACGAGGCGGTATAGGTCGGAGGCCAGGTTGATCCCCGCCAGACTGACCGTCAGGGTCAGGGCGTTGTTATCGACCGCCAGGTTGCCTGAGAGGTCAATGAAGAGGTCGTTACCGTTGTCGAAGATGTCGTCCCGGCCGGATGCCTGGAGGATCACCGTCTGGTTGGTGACGGTTGTGGGATCGAGCCGGTTGTTGAACCGGAAGGTGATTTGTTGCAGTTCGCCGCTGACATTGATCACCTGGCCGGGTTCATAGATGTCCAGCGCTGTGGGGGTCGTCCCTCCGACCGGCACCACGGTGGCCTGGACATCCAAACCGGGGCCGAACGGTACCACGCGGGTGGTGAAGACCTCGCGGAACTCGAAAGCACCGATGTCGAAGAACGGTTTCGACCCGAACCCGGTGTTGGCGACCCCAGCGAAGTCCTGACGCAGGAAGCCGCGTTGGTCGCGTTCGCCCTCAAACGGCAGATAGCCGAAGGTGGCGGCGTTGGCACCACTGCCGGTGAAGGCCGGGCCGTTGCCGCCGAGACTCACGGGCAGAGCGGCGATCCAGGCGTCGCGGAAGGCCCGTTGGTTGGGGAAGCTGCCCGGCAGGGCCACGATGTCCTGCGAGTCCAGGATCGGAGCGCTGAAGGTGGGGAATGGATCTTCCTCGAAGCCGACCCGAATCGAATTGCGGTTGCCCAGGGTGGTGCCCAGCACTTGGTCGGAGAGCGGACGGAGGATCCGCGCGACCGGGTTGAGGGTCAGTTCGGAGCGAGCTGCGTCGATCGCCGCCGAGCCAGGTTGCAGGCGGAAGTCGCGGGCGGCGGCATTGACGAACCGGGGATCGCCCACGATCGGGAAGTTGTTGCCCAGGAACGAGCCGTTGTCGCCCGTCACAAAGACCTGATTCACTCCAGGGGTGAACAGGTTGTATTGCATTTGCGAGAACCGCACGTTCCCCTCGAACCGGGCGGCCAGGTTGCCGATGTTCGAGAAGATATTGTTCATCACCAGGACCGAGGCCACCGCGTTGTTGGAGGCGTCGTTGGGGAAAGGATCGGAGCCGGTGACATTCACCCCGATGCCAGTGATGTTGTGGAAGGTGTTGTTGAGGATAATCCCGATGGTCGGTTCGGGGTTAGCCGCCACGTTGCCGCCGGGGAAGCCCGAGCCAACCGCTCCCTCTGACAGCACCCGCACACCGGTGGGCATGTTGGCGAAGGTGTTGTTGTGCAGGAAGAACTGGTTAGCTTGTCCGCGCTGGCCGATCCGGGGCGCGTTGGTGGCTGGGGGACCGCCCACGACGCGAATCAGGCCATTGAACCCGGGATGGACCACCAAACCGGCCTGGCTGAAGTCGGCCAGGTTCGAGTTGGTGATCGCCAAACGCTTGGGCATGTTGTTCTGAATGGCGGGGACCGCTGCGCCCTTCTTCTGTTCACGCCAGGAATCGTAGTCGGCGGTGGTGATGTCGCCGTTGAAGGCGTTCTCGGTACCGGTCCCAGCGATGTTCAACACGTCGGTGACCCCGCCGCCCTGCATGTTGATTCGGGTGAGGAACCGCAAATCGGCGTTGTCGATCGTGTTGCCACCCCGCGGGTCGAGCAGGCTGTAGTTGTTGGCCGCCAGGCTGCCGAAGCCGATCACGCCGCCGTCGCCGGCAGCCGGCGGCGCGTTGTCACCCCGGAAGGCGTCGGACATGTCCACGCCCCGAACCGTCACGCCCACGCTGTTGTCACGCAGCGAAGTGACAATCACCGGTACCCGTTGCTGGTCGAGGGTTTCGTTGGCCGGGATGCCCAGGATGCGGAAGGAGGCGTTGCGGCCCGCGTCGAAGAAGGGGTCGGTGTCAGGATCCACTCCGTCGTCGTTGCCGATCAAGACACCCGCGCCGGCGTTGGAGTCGATCGCGGTACTCGCAGCCGAGCCCATCCCAGTGTCGCCATTGCCGTGAGGCGTGAACTGGTTGAGCAGCTTGACGATCAAGCTCTCGCCGGGACGGGCGATCCGGGTGTTGTTGGCCAGCAGGGTGTCTGGCATCGCGCTTTGCCAGGTCAAGGTCACCACTGGGGTGACTTCGGGGCCGAAGGCATTGGGGTTGGGAGCTGGGAACGGAGCGCCGCCCAGGTTAATCGTGCCCCGTAGGATGTGCTGGAGATCGGTGTCGTCCCAGACCGAGTTGACCGTCAGGTTGGCCACTGCGCCAGGGGCCGGCAGCGGAGCTTCTGCGAAGCCGACACCAAGAACCGGACCAGCGTTGGCCAGGATGTGTAGGCCGTCGTACTGGTTGTTCCGCAGCACGTTGCCCCGGAAGAACGGGTTGCCGCTGGACAGAGGCGTTTGCGGATCGGCCGCGAGCAAACCGTTGGGCGTGGTAACCAGCGCTGAAAGATTGAAGAAGAAATTGTTGTTGGTGATGATCGCCCGGCTACCCGTCGTGTCCTGAGTCGTGGCGATCAGACCCAGGGTCGGCGCTGCCGGAATGGTGCCGGTGATGGTGTTGCGCGGGCCGCCGCCGTAGAAGAAGTCGGCCTCGTCGATCACCACCCGAGCGCCCGAGGAGACCGTGATGCCGCCCCAGCGGCTAGTTAGTGGAATAGGCGCGTTTTCCGGCTGGTTGGGGAAGCGAGGCTGAAGTTGCGGGCCGACGTAGCTGGGGTTGGGCGTACCGTTGACCAGATCCACATCCTTGGAGTTGTCCGAATCCACCCGCGGGACGATAACCCGCCGCACGTTGCCGTCGGGCGAGACCCATTCGGTGAACGCTAGGTCGTCGAATAGGCTAGTGAAGACCACGCGGGCGTCGCCTACCGTACTGGCCCGGAAGTTGGGATTGGGCACGAAGGTGCCGCCCGGTCCCGGAATGAGGGGACGGTAGTTCGCGCCGAAGGCGTCGAAGCCGCCGAAACCGTCGTCGCCGCCGATGTAGACGCGGTCGCCGACGATCAGCGAGTTGCCTCGGGGCGGAGTCCCTTGCAGGTTAGGCACATCGATCCCAGCACCGGCCTGGAACTTGAGCAACATCCCCGGCTGGACGTAGAGGCGGTTGGCCGTTGGGGCCACTGCGCCAAAGGGTCCATTGAGATTGAGTTCCTGACCGAGTTGGAGGTTGGCCAGGAACAGGTGGGGAACTGGGTCGTCGAACACGAAATCACGGGTGTTGCCGTAAGCTCGCGCGTTGGTTTGCAAGATCACGCCGTTGTCTTCGGGACGAACCAGCAGACCGTTGAGCGAGTTGTTACTCAGCTCAACATTGCGGATCTTGACGCCGCGGGCGACTCGATCCTCGCGGAAGCTGTCGAAGTTGGCCGAGATTGCCGCTTGATTCGAGTTGGGGCCGCCGGTTTCCGACACCTCGACGTTTGAGATGGTCGGGCGGCTGTTGAATAGGCTGATGGCGTCGAACCGGGTGCCGATGGTTTGTGGCACCGCGCCGCCGGCGTAACGCACGGTGGTGAAGTTCAGCTTGGACATGACGTCGTCTGCGCCGGAGACCCGCAACCCGGTCGTGGCGCGGCTGCGGAGGATGATACCGCCCCAGTCGCCGCCGCGAGGTTGGGTCAGGTTGCGGTCGCCGTTCGTGTCGCCGCCCACGCTGTCGTCGGCCAGCGAGGTGAAGTTGACCCGTTCGGTGGCGGTGCCGCGGGCTTGGAGACTCGAACCTTGCTCTTCGACGATCAGGGTAGCGTTGCGGAACTTCACCGCCGAACCCGGCTCGAAGACCAGCATGGTTTGGGCCGGCACCGTCGCCGAGCCGTCGGCCCCCAACGCGGCGGGTGCTTGCAGCACGAAGGGACGCTGGACGATCTGACCAGTGATCGGGTCGAACGAGGGAGCCGAGGGCAGCGCCACGATCACCGCCGGGCCACCGGTGGCCGCCACCCGCTCGCGGGCGGCGATAAACGCGGAGCGGTCGAACCGTCCGTTGCCGTTGAGGTCGGCCTGACCGGGGTTGACTCCGGGATTGAACCCGGTGCCGAAGTTAGAGGCATCGTTATTCAGCGCTTCGGGGCCGAGGGTGGGGAAGGGCCGGGCGAGCGAGCCGTCGGGGTCATCTACCGTGATGAACGGGTTATCCACGTAGTCGGCCCGAGCATAGATTACGTTGCCGGTCGGCACCACCATGAAGCCGGTGACGAACGAGCCACCGGGACGAAGATCGCCCGACATCCCTGAGCGGATCGCGCCGTCGGGTAGCAGAGTGTCGTAGAACGGCAGACCGGTGGCGGGGTCGAAGGTCGGTTGCAGGTTGCCCAGCGTATCGACCGCCGGACGCGGCGTGCCCAGGTATTCGCCGTCAAGCTGGTTGCCGAAGCGGT encodes:
- a CDS encoding P-II family nitrogen regulator, producing MKLIIAIIQPSKLDAVKEALSKVEVFRMTVMDVQGFGRQKGYTEVYRGQEVQINLLRKVELQIAVNEDFVEPTVNAIIEAGRSGPDGKIGDGKIFILPLEDCIRIRTGERGPEAI
- a CDS encoding glutamine synthetase III family protein produces the protein MPSFTNPRHSAISAIAARHSVSNPGASLKDLRDQQLFGINVFSEDVMKQRLPKNIFETLCETLRQGKELRDPIVADVVASAMKEWAMERGATHFTHWFLPMTGLTAEKHDSFLQPTGDGRVISEFSGKELIRGEPDASSFPSGGLRATFEARGYTYWDATSPAFLVETSNGAILCIPTAFCSWTGEALDKKTPLLRSMEALSTQAVRMLKLFGSPATRVTATAGPEQEYFLVDKSFYYLRPDLVNAGRTLFGAKPPKGQEMEDHYFGSIPDRVLVCMQEIEFELYKLGVPVKTRHNEVAPSQYEIAPVFESANVATDHNMLVMETMKRIADRHGLKLLLHEKPFAGINGSGKHLNWSLSDNLGNNLLKPGDAPHENFQFMVFLAAVLRSVARHGDLLRLSVAFAGNDHRLGANEAPPAIISVFVGDMLQHLIDQIEKGEIKETLRGKVIDLKAPTLPRPEADPGDRNRTSPFAFTGNKFEFRALGSSQSIAGPIVVLNTIVAESLDFLAGRIEAELQNGKDLKSAIMAVLPGVISESKKVIFNGDNYSEAWHKEAVEVRGLPNHKNTVDSLPNLTSPKAVELFTKYHVFTQRELESRREILLENYIKTISIESQITLEMARTIVIPAALRYQTEVAQAIASLKAAGVPIPSTQMQLLEELAGTIGEIQQSAEHLAQAIESNHHGDTLRHAQFMRDQVIPVMNRVRAAGDKLETLVADDLWPLPTYQEMLFLK